tgatgtccccatggttccccatggtgtccccatggtgtccccatggtggcCTCAGTTTATGGGTCCTCTGGGCCTTCAGCAGATCTCTCCAGGGTTTGTGTCCCCAAGGTCatgtgtccccatggtgtcctcagtgtccccatggtggCCTCAGTTCTCATGGGTTCCTCTGGGCCTTCAGCAGATCCATCTCCAGGGTTTTCattgtccccaaagtgtccccaagggctccatgatgtccccatggtgtccacatgatgtccccatggtgtcttcagtgtccccatgatgtccccatggtgtccctatggtgtcctcagtgtccccatgatgtccccatgatgtccccatggtgtccctatggtgtccccttggtgtccTCTGGGTTCTCATGGGTTCCTCTGGGCCTTCAGCAGATTCATCTCCAGGGTTTTcattgtccccaaggtgtccccaagggctcCATAGTGTCCCTATGGTGTCCCCGTGGTGGcccccatgatgtccccatggtgtccccatgatgtccccatggtgtccccatggtgtccccatggtgtccccatggtggcCTCAGTTCTCATGGGTTCCTCTGGGCCTTCAGCAGATCCATCTCCACAGGGtttcagtgtccccaaagtgtccccaaaggctccatggtgtccccatggtgtccccatggtgtccccaaagtgtcaccaagggctccatgtccccatggtgtccccatggtgtcctcagtggtgtccccatggtgtcccgCATGGTGGCCTCAGTTCTCATGGGTTCCTCTGGGCCTTCAGCAGATCCATCTCCAGGGTTTTcattgtccccaaggtgtccccaagggctccatggtgtccccatggtgtccccaagggctccatggtgtccccatggtgtccccatggtgtccccaaagtgtcaccaAGGGCTCCAtagtgtccccatggtgtccccatggtgtcctcagtgtccccatgatgtccccatggtgtccccatgatgtcccctcagtgtccccatggtggCCTCAGTTCTCATGGGTTCCTCTGGGCCTTCAGCAGATCCATCTCCAGGGTTTCCATTGTCcccaaaggtgtccccagggtcaAACCAGTCTTCCTACAGTGtcctcccatttccccccaaaatccccatttcccccaccaaaatccctttttttttcccaaaatcccattttcctccaaaaaatccccatttttccccctcaaattccccattttttcccaaaatcccattttccccaaaaaaccacgatttttcccccaaaaccccatttctccccccaaaatccccctttttccccccaaattccatttcctgatcccaaaatccccattttccctcccaaaatcccattttccccccaaaatcccattttccccccaaatccccatttttcccccaaaatccccctttttcccccaaactccatttcctgaccccaaaatcctctttttACCCCCCCaatcctattttttccccaaaatctccattttactccccaaaaccccatttttttcccaaaaccccccttttttcccccaaatccccaatttcccccccaaatcccattttccctcccaaaactctattcctgaccccaaaatccccattttcgcccccaaaatccccatttttttccccaaaatccctttttttccccaaaacccccattttttcccctaaaatccatttcctgaccccaaaaatcccatattttttttccccaaaatcccattttttccccccaaattcccgttTCTCCCGCAGGCACTGTAACATGGTGCTGGAGAACGTCAAGGAGATGTGGACGGAGGTGCCCAAGAGCGGCAAAGGCAAGAAGAAGTCCAAGCCCGTCAACAAGGACCGCTACATCTCCAAGATGTTCCTGCGCGGCGACTCCGTCATCGTGGTGCTCCGCAACCCGCTCATCGCTGGCAAATAGGGATTGGGCATCCATGGAACCTTCTAGAACCTTCCGGAACCTTCCTGAGCCCTCAGAGCCACCAGAGATCCACCAGAACCTTCCCAGATCCTCCAGAACCACCCCAGAGCCGACTCCGTCATCGTCGGTGCTCCGCAACCCGCTCATCGCTGGCAAATAGGGATTGGGCATCCATGGAACCTTCCAGAACCTTCCGGAACCTTCCAGAGCCCTCAGATCCACCATAGATCCACCAGAACCTTCCCAGATCCTTCCAGAaccaccccagagcagctccgTCATCGTGGAACCTTCCGATATCATTGGAACCTTCTGGAACCTTCCGGAACCTTCCAGAGCCCCCCAGGATCATCCCAGATCCATCCCATGGAACCTTCCGGAaccttccagaaccttccagaGCCACCCCAGATCCCCCAGAGCGACTCCGTCATCGTCGTGCTCCACAACCCCCTCATGGCTGGCAAATAGGGATTGGGCATCCCTGGAACCTTCTGGAACCTTCCAGAGCCCTCAGAGCCACCAGAGATCCACCAGAACCTTCCCAGATCCTTCAGAaccaccccagagcagctccgTCATCGTGGAACCTT
This is a stretch of genomic DNA from Camarhynchus parvulus unplaced genomic scaffold, STF_HiC, whole genome shotgun sequence. It encodes these proteins:
- the SNRPD2 gene encoding LOW QUALITY PROTEIN: small nuclear ribonucleoprotein Sm D2 (The sequence of the model RefSeq protein was modified relative to this genomic sequence to represent the inferred CDS: deleted 2 bases in 1 codon) yields the protein MTPEELEKREEEEFNTGPLSVLTQSVKNNTQVLINCRNNKKLLGRVKAFDRHCNMVLENVKEMWTEVPKSGKGKKKSKPVNKDRYISKMFLRGDSVIVVLRNPLIAGK